A region from the Canis lupus dingo isolate Sandy chromosome X, ASM325472v2, whole genome shotgun sequence genome encodes:
- the ZNF41 gene encoding zinc finger protein 41 isoform X4 — translation MSFEDVTVDFSREEWQHLDSAQRRLYRDVTLENYSHLCSVGYQVPKPEVIFKLEQGEEPWILETKTPHQSCLDEDVGEMQQQRIPGKVLFHCEKFGQSIGKNPLCSILEELWQNNNQLERSQESQNNPLSHVRVLIKERGYEYKNIEKIIHVSTKVVPSIKRLHNYDTFGKSLKHTLNLHNHNKSSVTKKLDKIFGNDNLAHSSSSTENANIGANSCEINQCEKHLGNKQVLIHHQKIQTGEQLYVCTECVKSFPQKSHLFEHQRIHAEEKSHDCHKSDKVLIQKPQINVPQSVYTGDKPYICTQCGKAFTLKSNLITHQKIHTGQKPYKCSECGKAFFHRSYLFRHMRIHTGEKPYECSECGRGFSQNSDLNIHQKTHTGEKHYACSECGKAFTRKSALRMHQRIHTGEKPYVCTECGKAFIQKSHFNTHQRIHTGEKPYECSECGKSFTKKSQLHVHQRIHTGEKPYICTECGKVFTHRTNLTTHQKTHTGEKPYMCAECGKAFSDQSNLIKHQKTHTGEKPYKCNGCGKAFIWKSRLKIHQKSHIGERHYECNECGKAFIQKSTLSVHQRIHTGEKPYVCPECGKAFIQKSHFIAHHRIHTGEKPYECSDCGKCFTKKSQLRVHQKIHTGEKPNICAECGKAFTDRSNLITHQKIHTREKPYKCSDCGKTFTWKSRLTIHQKSHTGERHYECNKCGKAFIQKATLSMHQIIHTGKKPYACTECQKAFTDRSNLIKHQKTHSGEKL, via the coding sequence atGAGGATGTTGGGGAAATGCAACAACAGAGAATTCCTGGAAAAGTTTTGTTCCACTGTGAGAAATTTGGTCAATCCATAGGAAAAAATCCATTATGTTCCATTTTAGAAGAATTGTGGCAAAATAATAACCAGCTAGAGAGATCTCAAGAAAGCCAAAACAACCCTTTAAGTCATGTGAGAGTACTGATTAAGGAGAGGGgctatgaatataaaaatattgaaaaaataattcatgtgaGTACCAAGGTTGTTCCTTCAATTAAAAGACTCCATAACTATGACACATTTGGAAAGAGTCTGAAGCATACTTTAAACTTACATAATCACAATAAAAGCAGTGTAACAAAGAAGCTTGATAAGATTTTTGGAAATGATAATCTTGCCCATAGCTCTTCCTCTACTGAGAATGCTAATATAGGAGCAAATTCCTGTGAAATTAATCAATGTGAAAAACATCTTGGCAACAAACAAGTTCTCATCCACCATCAGAAAATTCAGACTGGGGAGCAACTGTATGTATGTACTGAGTGTGTAAAAAGCTTCCCCCAGAAGTCACATCTCTTTGAGCATCAGAGAATTCATGCTGAGGAAAAATCCCATGATTGCCATAAAAGTGACAAAGTCCTCATTCAAAAGCCACAGATTAATGTACCTCAAAGTGTTTATACAGGAGATAAACCCTATATATGTACTcagtgtgggaaggcctttacTCTCAAGTCAAACCTCATTACACATCAGAAAATTCATACAGGGCAGAAACCCTATaaatgcagtgaatgtggaaaagcctttttCCACAGATCATATCTCTTTAGACATATGAGAATTCATACAGGAGAAAAACCGTatgaatgcagtgaatgtggaagAGGCTTCTCCCAGAATTCAGACCTTAATATACATCAGAAAACTCATACCGGAGAGAAACACTATgcatgcagtgaatgtgggaaagcgTTCACAAGAAAATCAGCACTTAGAAtgcatcagagaattcacacaggagagaaaccctatgtaTGTAccgaatgtgggaaggccttcatCCAGAAATCACATTTCAATACACATCAGAGAATCCATACCGGTGAAAAACCTTATGAATGCAGTGAGTGTGGAAAATCGTTCACTAAGAAGTCACAACTCCATGTGCATCAAAGAATTCACACAGGAGAAAAACCCTATATATGTACAGAATGCGGAAAGGTCTTTACTCATAGGACAAACCTCACTACACATCAGAAaactcatactggagagaaaccctatatGTGTGCTGAATGTGGAAAGGCTTTCAGTGACCAGTCAAATCTCATTAAACACCAGAAaactcatactggagagaaaccctataaatgcAATGGCTGTGGAAAAGCCTTCATATGGAAGTCACGCCTCAAAATACATCAGAAATCTCATATTGGAGAGAGACACTATGAatgcaatgaatgtgggaaagcctttatcCAAAAATCAACACTAAGTGTACATCAGAGAAtccatacaggagagaaaccctacgTTTGTCctgaatgtgggaaggccttcatCCAGAAATCACACTTCATTGCACATCatagaattcatactggagagaagccTTATGAATGCAGTGACTGTGGGAAATGTTTTACTAAGAAGTCACAACTCCGTGTACATCAGAAgattcacacaggagagaaacccaaTATATGTGCTGAATGTGGAAAGGCCTTCACTGACAGGTCAAATCTTATAACACACCAGAAAATCCATACTagagagaaaccctataaatgcAGTGACTGTGGAAAAACCTTTACCTGGAAGTCCCGCCTCACCATCCATCAGAAATCTCATACTGGAGAAAGACACTATGAATGCAataaatgtggaaaagccttcatCCAGAAAGCAACATTAAGTATGCATCAGATTATTCATACAGGAAAGAAACCCTATGCTTGTACAGAATGTCAGAAGGCCTTCACTGACAGATCAAATCTCATTAAACACCAGAAAACTCATAgtggagaaaaattataa
- the ZNF41 gene encoding zinc finger protein 41 isoform X5: MNEDVGEMQQQRIPGKVLFHCEKFGQSIGKNPLCSILEELWQNNNQLERSQESQNNPLSHVRVLIKERGYEYKNIEKIIHVSTKVVPSIKRLHNYDTFGKSLKHTLNLHNHNKSSVTKKLDKIFGNDNLAHSSSSTENANIGANSCEINQCEKHLGNKQVLIHHQKIQTGEQLYVCTECVKSFPQKSHLFEHQRIHAEEKSHDCHKSDKVLIQKPQINVPQSVYTGDKPYICTQCGKAFTLKSNLITHQKIHTGQKPYKCSECGKAFFHRSYLFRHMRIHTGEKPYECSECGRGFSQNSDLNIHQKTHTGEKHYACSECGKAFTRKSALRMHQRIHTGEKPYVCTECGKAFIQKSHFNTHQRIHTGEKPYECSECGKSFTKKSQLHVHQRIHTGEKPYICTECGKVFTHRTNLTTHQKTHTGEKPYMCAECGKAFSDQSNLIKHQKTHTGEKPYKCNGCGKAFIWKSRLKIHQKSHIGERHYECNECGKAFIQKSTLSVHQRIHTGEKPYVCPECGKAFIQKSHFIAHHRIHTGEKPYECSDCGKCFTKKSQLRVHQKIHTGEKPNICAECGKAFTDRSNLITHQKIHTREKPYKCSDCGKTFTWKSRLTIHQKSHTGERHYECNKCGKAFIQKATLSMHQIIHTGKKPYACTECQKAFTDRSNLIKHQKTHSGEKL; encoded by the coding sequence atGAGGATGTTGGGGAAATGCAACAACAGAGAATTCCTGGAAAAGTTTTGTTCCACTGTGAGAAATTTGGTCAATCCATAGGAAAAAATCCATTATGTTCCATTTTAGAAGAATTGTGGCAAAATAATAACCAGCTAGAGAGATCTCAAGAAAGCCAAAACAACCCTTTAAGTCATGTGAGAGTACTGATTAAGGAGAGGGgctatgaatataaaaatattgaaaaaataattcatgtgaGTACCAAGGTTGTTCCTTCAATTAAAAGACTCCATAACTATGACACATTTGGAAAGAGTCTGAAGCATACTTTAAACTTACATAATCACAATAAAAGCAGTGTAACAAAGAAGCTTGATAAGATTTTTGGAAATGATAATCTTGCCCATAGCTCTTCCTCTACTGAGAATGCTAATATAGGAGCAAATTCCTGTGAAATTAATCAATGTGAAAAACATCTTGGCAACAAACAAGTTCTCATCCACCATCAGAAAATTCAGACTGGGGAGCAACTGTATGTATGTACTGAGTGTGTAAAAAGCTTCCCCCAGAAGTCACATCTCTTTGAGCATCAGAGAATTCATGCTGAGGAAAAATCCCATGATTGCCATAAAAGTGACAAAGTCCTCATTCAAAAGCCACAGATTAATGTACCTCAAAGTGTTTATACAGGAGATAAACCCTATATATGTACTcagtgtgggaaggcctttacTCTCAAGTCAAACCTCATTACACATCAGAAAATTCATACAGGGCAGAAACCCTATaaatgcagtgaatgtggaaaagcctttttCCACAGATCATATCTCTTTAGACATATGAGAATTCATACAGGAGAAAAACCGTatgaatgcagtgaatgtggaagAGGCTTCTCCCAGAATTCAGACCTTAATATACATCAGAAAACTCATACCGGAGAGAAACACTATgcatgcagtgaatgtgggaaagcgTTCACAAGAAAATCAGCACTTAGAAtgcatcagagaattcacacaggagagaaaccctatgtaTGTAccgaatgtgggaaggccttcatCCAGAAATCACATTTCAATACACATCAGAGAATCCATACCGGTGAAAAACCTTATGAATGCAGTGAGTGTGGAAAATCGTTCACTAAGAAGTCACAACTCCATGTGCATCAAAGAATTCACACAGGAGAAAAACCCTATATATGTACAGAATGCGGAAAGGTCTTTACTCATAGGACAAACCTCACTACACATCAGAAaactcatactggagagaaaccctatatGTGTGCTGAATGTGGAAAGGCTTTCAGTGACCAGTCAAATCTCATTAAACACCAGAAaactcatactggagagaaaccctataaatgcAATGGCTGTGGAAAAGCCTTCATATGGAAGTCACGCCTCAAAATACATCAGAAATCTCATATTGGAGAGAGACACTATGAatgcaatgaatgtgggaaagcctttatcCAAAAATCAACACTAAGTGTACATCAGAGAAtccatacaggagagaaaccctacgTTTGTCctgaatgtgggaaggccttcatCCAGAAATCACACTTCATTGCACATCatagaattcatactggagagaagccTTATGAATGCAGTGACTGTGGGAAATGTTTTACTAAGAAGTCACAACTCCGTGTACATCAGAAgattcacacaggagagaaacccaaTATATGTGCTGAATGTGGAAAGGCCTTCACTGACAGGTCAAATCTTATAACACACCAGAAAATCCATACTagagagaaaccctataaatgcAGTGACTGTGGAAAAACCTTTACCTGGAAGTCCCGCCTCACCATCCATCAGAAATCTCATACTGGAGAAAGACACTATGAATGCAataaatgtggaaaagccttcatCCAGAAAGCAACATTAAGTATGCATCAGATTATTCATACAGGAAAGAAACCCTATGCTTGTACAGAATGTCAGAAGGCCTTCACTGACAGATCAAATCTCATTAAACACCAGAAAACTCATAgtggagaaaaattataa